The proteins below are encoded in one region of Coffea arabica cultivar ET-39 chromosome 4c, Coffea Arabica ET-39 HiFi, whole genome shotgun sequence:
- the LOC140004757 gene encoding uncharacterized protein, which translates to MYVDGASSKEGCGAGLLLISPTGEELAYALRFDFRASNNESEYEALIAGMEMARTLGAESIKVYSDSQLIVNQVGGSYEVKEEPLRKYVARAHELRGHFKQFNLEQIPRSQNKRVDALSKLASTSLSTPNREILMEIVKSRAYEQLDATVIQVVNSWMDPIVQYLTREELPPSRTEARKVLLKSQRYVLTKGVLYRKSYLQPWLKCVTPEEGSYVLRELHEGICGNHVGPRVLAKNGMLSGYYWPTIFRDSVELVARYKSCQLHAPLHHTPTQEMIPLHSPWPFFQWGIDLLGPFP; encoded by the coding sequence ATGTACGTAGACGGCGCGTCAAGCAAGGAAGGATGTGGAGCAGGTCTCCTCTTAATCAGCCCAACAGGGGAAGAACTGGCCTACGCCTTGAGGTTCGATTTCAGAGCTTCAAATAATGAATCGGAGTATGAGGCTCTGATTGCGGGGATGGAAATGGCCCGAACATTAGGGGCTGAATCGATAAAAGTCTACAGCGATTCGCAACTGATAGTGAACCAAGTAGGAGGGAGTTACGAGGTCAAAGAAGAGCCTTTGAGAAAGTACGTCGCCAGGGCACATGAGCTGAGGGGCCACTTCAAGCAGTTCAATCTCGAGCAGATCCCACGAAGCCAAAACAAGAGAGTTGATGCCCTGTCCAAGCTGGCATCTACCTCATTGAGCACTCCAAATCGAGAGATATTGATGGAGATCGTTAAAAGTCGGGCGTATGAGCAGCTAGACGCCACCGTCATCCAGGTAGTAAACTCTTGGATGGATCCCATTGTCCAATACCTAACTCGGGAGGAGCTCCCCCCGAGCAGGACGGAGGCCCGCAAAGTCCTTCTCAAATCGCAGAGGTATGTGCTCACAAAGGGAGTACTATACAGGAAGTCCTATTTACAGCCATGGCTGAAGTGCGTGACGCCAGAGGAAGGGAGCTACGTCTTGCGCGAGTTGCATGAGGGGATCTGTGGCAATCACGTCGGACCTAGGGTACTGGCCAAGAATGGAATGCTATCTGGGTATTATTGGCCCACCATCTTCAGGGACTCGGTCGAGCTGGTAGCTAGATATAAGTCTTGCCAGCTGCACGCTCCATTGCACCATACCCCAACTCAGGAGATGATTCCTCTCCATAGCCCGTGGCCGTTCTTCCAATGGGGAATTGACCTGTTAGGCCCTTTCCCTTAA